In a genomic window of Zonotrichia albicollis isolate bZonAlb1 chromosome 7, bZonAlb1.hap1, whole genome shotgun sequence:
- the LOC141729733 gene encoding uncharacterized protein LOC141729733 has protein sequence MGGRLWCPRPGPERCRSGAALARPGQLPGRTGDLARPGRPRAAVAEPRRCEPREPRRAGQGRQRRRGRCCGGPGGAGRSVRSGRGARAPPPPPGPVPAPPGRGSGRGSPGRRRPRVPEEPPEEPLSWREPRSVRGRQRARPSAARSAGAVPRFGGAFSALIASLCSVCSGRTLRAAVFFLSGAGGDDKGWRRQFPVLRAAVSMVSTCQKGFPVVPSLLSMVSRWRRQFPVLPAAVSMVSTCQKGLRGRPVPSLYGYKMAETISGPPSCRLYGFIVPEGFIRSSRPFSLWFQEGGDNFQSSQLPSLWFQRARRVYPVVFIWLEAGVLF, from the exons ggcccgggcagctgccggggcgcacgggggatttggcgcggccgggccggccaagggcggcggtggcggagcCGCGCCGGTGCGAGCCGAGggagccgcgccgggccggccaagggcggcagaggcggcgcgggcgctgctgcggcggcccgggcggtgccggccgctccgtccgctccgggcgcggggctcgggcgccgccgccacccccgggcccggtgccggccccgccgggcaggggcagcgggcgcggctctccgggccggcgccggccccgcgtgccggaggagccgccggaggagccgctctcctggcgggagccgcgctccgtccggggccggcagcgagcACGGCCTTCGGCTGCTCGCAGTGCTGGGGCGGTGCCGCGGTTCGGAGGCGCTTTTTCGGCATTGATTGCATCGCTGTGTTCGGTTTGCAGCGGGCGTACGCTAAGGGCTGCGGTGTTCTTCCTGAGTGGTGCCGGTGGGGATGATAAAG GATGGCGGAGACAATTTCCGGTCCTCCGAgctgccgtctctatggtttcaacgtgccagaagggttttccggtcgtcccgtcccttctctctatggtttcaagatggcggagacaatttccggtcctcccagctgccgtctctatggtttcaacgtgccagaagggtttACGCGGTCGTCCCGTCCCTTCTCTCTATGGTTACAAGATGGCGGAGACAATTTCCGGTCCTCCTAgctgccgtctctatggtttcatcgtgccagaagggtttatccggtcgtcccgtcccttctctctatggtttcaagaaGGCGGAGACAATTTCCAgtcctcccagctgccgtctctatggtttcaacgtgccagaagggtttATCCGGTCgtttttatttggttagaggcaggagttttattttaa